The nucleotide sequence CTATAAATTCCTTAATCTTTTCATGTAAATTTTCAATGCTTAAAGAAGCATCTAATTTTAAAATTTTTATATCTATCTTAGTTTTTAAAAACTCTAAAGTTTCTTCTAAAGCTTTTTGTATATTTAAAAAATACTCAATCCCTCTTTTTTCAATACTATCTAAATCTTTTTTAGAAAGTCTTTGCTCAATAAGCTCTTTAGAACCATGTAAAAACACAACCTTTTGTGGAAAAAGTCCACCTGTGGCAAAAGAATTTAACTCAAATAAAATATTTTGATCAAAATCACATCTTGCATAAGCCATATTAGAAATAAAACTACGATCTGAAATGATAAATTTGTTTTTATTTTGCGCTAAATGCATGTCGATTAAATTTGCTCTATCTGCTAAAAAAAG is from Campylobacter sp. CNRCH_2014_0184h and encodes:
- the tmk gene encoding dTMP kinase, which encodes MYIAFEGVDCVGKSTQIELLKKYFHNAFFTKEPGGSELGVHLRKILLESKMQFSKKAELLLFLADRANLIDMHLAQNKNKFIISDRSFISNMAYARCDFDQNILFELNSFATGGLFPQKVVFLHGSKELIEQRLSKKDLDSIEKRGIEYFLNIQKALEETLEFLKTKIDIKILKLDASLSIENLHEKIKEFIDD